A DNA window from Aliivibrio wodanis contains the following coding sequences:
- the repB gene encoding putative replication initiation protein, with protein sequence MSNLTIVHANQLVDASYHFSLIEMRVLALASTKIDSRKNKVGEIRIDVSEYDRAYGITNNRSYGDLRDAVKSIMRKPVKLSDGSKIRELSWLVMNEYEADDCGSHVLIEFSPKIEPYLFDLKERFTSISFEYAARLNTAFSFRLYQWLKKVQHLNSHKKNGAVEVIFSIDWMKEQAKIKGEHSRWGHFHDRVIKPAVDKINAETDISVFYEPVKSGRKVSAVQFNYVVEKDESCMKPLRPRLFRRPKVLKDSHEEGVWMRKNLAILLEYEVQLKRYDKKEKLALADLRKIAEYASICDKITENRVKNEIELRTKK encoded by the coding sequence TTGTCTAATTTAACAATTGTTCATGCTAACCAACTCGTTGATGCTAGTTATCATTTCAGTTTAATCGAAATGAGGGTTTTAGCTTTAGCATCAACAAAAATTGATAGTCGAAAAAATAAGGTTGGAGAGATTAGAATTGATGTATCAGAATATGACCGAGCTTACGGAATTACGAATAATCGCTCATACGGAGATCTTCGAGACGCTGTAAAATCAATAATGCGTAAACCTGTCAAACTTTCCGATGGTTCAAAAATAAGAGAATTATCATGGCTTGTTATGAATGAATATGAAGCTGATGATTGCGGGTCTCATGTATTAATTGAATTTTCACCTAAAATAGAGCCATATCTTTTCGATCTTAAAGAACGCTTTACATCTATTAGTTTTGAGTATGCTGCAAGGCTAAATACCGCATTTTCATTTCGACTGTATCAGTGGCTAAAAAAGGTACAACATCTTAATAGTCATAAAAAGAATGGTGCCGTTGAAGTTATATTTTCTATTGATTGGATGAAAGAACAGGCTAAAATTAAAGGTGAACATTCACGATGGGGACATTTTCATGATCGTGTAATTAAACCAGCAGTGGATAAAATTAATGCTGAAACTGATATTAGTGTTTTTTATGAGCCAGTAAAAAGTGGACGAAAAGTATCTGCTGTTCAGTTTAATTATGTAGTAGAAAAAGATGAATCATGTATGAAACCGCTTCGCCCTCGTCTTTTCCGTCGTCCTAAAGTTTTGAAGGACTCACATGAAGAAGGGGTCTGGATGCGGAAGAACTTAGCTATACTTCTTGAGTATGAAGTACAGTTAAAGCGATACGATAAAAAAGAAAAATTAGCGTTAGCAGATTTACGTAAAATTGCAGAATAC